From a single Lolium rigidum isolate FL_2022 chromosome 7, APGP_CSIRO_Lrig_0.1, whole genome shotgun sequence genomic region:
- the LOC124674649 gene encoding putative PAP-specific phosphatase, mitochondrial: MPLLHLSLRPHRLLAGRRRLYAPPTPPPSRISVRAAASISGVAEDACDLPFPPERAAHHRELAAAAASVERACRLCVDVKRSLLSGGRKILEKNDQSPVTIADFGVQALISFELQQLFPSIPLVAEEDSTFLKSFNPDDNSGNVLIESISSAVTDKVNNSGSPLTHDDVLRAIDRGGKDAVSFDSNPATYWVLDPIDGTKGFLKGDDALYVVGLALVVNGKVELGVMGCPNWTNGTTANKQEESFDHCNGHGILMVSHAGCGTWSRLLSPEIGQFITAQDVWKRCFVDTCSVVHMACFCIPDSQTWNMIPLSLFFDSTTDESDPKDENKILLQYACCGSLCKYIMVASGRATVFFNRARVNTQIKAWDHAVGVICVQEAGGQISDWSGKPLDLAADLTGRRIIYPSGGVLVTNGALHDKLVELISADYK; this comes from the exons ATGCCGCTCCTCCACCTCTCGCTTCGGCCGCACCGCCTCCTCGCCGGGCGCCGCCGGCTATACGCCCCGCCGACGCCTCCGCCCTCTCGCATCTCCGTAAG GGCGGCAGCGTCGATATCAGGGGTCGCGGAGGATGCATGCGATCTCCCCTTCCCTCCGGAGCGCGCTGCCCACCATCGGGAGCTCGCTGCGGCAGCCGCCTCCGTCGAGCGCGCCTGCCGCCTCTGCGTAGAC GTGAAGAGATCGCTTCTTTCAGGTGGAAGGAAGATTCTTGAAAAGAATGACCAAAGTCCTGTGACAATCGCAGATTTTGGAGTTCAGGCCCTTATCAGTTTCG AGCTCCAGCAACTATTTCCATCAATACCTCTGGTGGCAGAAGAGGACTCGACATTTCTGAAGTCATTTAATCCCGATGATAACAGTGGTAATGTACTCATTGAGTCAATTTCAAGTGCTGTCACGGACAAAGTTAATAACAGTGGTTCACCTTTAACTCATGATGATGTGTTGAGAGCTATTGACAGAGGAGGCAAGGATGCTGTCTCATTTGATTCAAATCCTGCTACTTATTGG GTACTTGATCCAATTGATGGCACTAAAGGTTTCTTGAAAGGAGATGATGCTCTGTATGTG GTGGGGTTGGCTCTTGTGGTGAATGGTAAGGTAGAACTTGGAGTAATGGGGTGCCCAAATTGGACCAATGGAACCACAGCCAACAAGCAAGAAGAAAGTTTTGATCACTGCAATGGCCATGGCATTCTTATGGTATCTCATGCGGGATGTGGTACTTGGTCTAGGCTCCTGTCTCCTGAGATTGGCCAGTTCATAACAGCACAGGATGTTTGGAAGAGATGCTTTGTTGATACCTGCTCAGTTGTACACATGGCATGCTTCTGCATTCCTGATAGCCAGACTTGGAATATGATACCATTATCTCTCTTCTTTGACTCAACAACTGATGAATCTGACCCTAAAGATGAGAATAAAATCCTTCTCCAATACGCTTGCTGTGGCAG CTTGTGCAAGTACATAATGGTAGCATCTGGCAGAGCCACAGTGTTTTTCAATCGAGCGCGGGTGAATACTCAAATCAAG GCTTGGGATCATGCTGTTGGCGTAATCTGTGTGCAGGAAGCTGGTGGTCAG ATCAGTGACTGGAGTGGGAAACCGTTGGATCTTGCAGCTGACCTAACAGGCCGTAGAATCATCTACCCTTCGGGCGGTGTTCTGGTTACAAACGGCGCCCTGCATGACAAGCTTGTCGAACTGATCTCAGCAGACTACAAATAG